TTATGAATGTTGCGTCTCATCTTCCTCAGCTCTACCTCGAAGCTTCTTCCACAAACCGGACACGTAACGAGTCCGTTGAATTCAGTCATTATTCAACCTCCCGTCGGGCAAAAATGCGGCCACCTGGGGCGGATGGCCTGTGCAACCCTTTGCATCTTACCCCTTGAAGAAAAAAAGGAATCGAGCTGCATGACGAATATATCGAGGGGCCAATCAAGCACTGCGTATCGGTTGAGACGAAATAGGTCGTCACCGGATTTGACGCTGCCGGGAAGCATCGTACACCCCAATGAGAAGCCGGCCTTTTTCACAATGGCGACCGTTTCGGCAGTGAAGTCTTCATTCGAGCCATGAGGATATGCAAAAGCGGAGATCGGCCGGCCGAGGATATCACTCAGCATTTCGCGTCCCCGGGCGATCTCACTATACTGATCTTCATTCTTCATCTGCGAAAGGACTGCATGTGTAATTGTGTGGCCGCCGATTTCCCATCCTTCCTGCGACAGACGATATAATTCGCCGGCATTCATCGGTCGGTATCCCTCGCGGCACTTCCGCTCCTGACCCGTCCATCTTTGCAACTCATCGAGAACCTCGGTGCGCTCGTCGTGGCGAAGGGATTTCAGCCGATTCCAGACGTCCCAGAAGACACTCTTTATTTGCCCCGGCGAAACTGTATCCCACGCGCACGATTGACCCCCAATGGACAGGTTCAGTTTTTTCGGCAATCTTTCGGCGCAAAGCAAAAGCCTGTCCAGTTCGTCGTACCAGAATTCCCTCTGTTCTCCAACTAACCCGGAGGGAACAAAAACTGTTGCCGGGGTGCGGGCTGCCCTCAAGATCGGATGAGCCCGCTCCAGAACATCAAGATAGCCATCGTCAAATGTCACTGCCACGGCCCTGGGTGGCAGGTTCCCCCTCAGGAGTGCCTTGCCCAAATCCTGCAGTGGCATTAGGGTGCATGTTTTTTTCAGGTGGTCCACGTGCTGGGCGAAGTGGGAGGGGGAGACCGCCAGGTGGTGGGGGTCGAAATCGAGATCGGCTATCCGGTGATAGGCAAGTATGACTGCCCCGCGCAGAAACCGTCTGCGCGCCCTTCTCAGGATACTCTTTATCTTTGGACGCCCTCTCTCCATTGACCCGTCTCCCTGGTTAGTAATTGTCTGAATAAATGGGCCGCATATCCCAATTAGTGATTTCCATTACGCTCTTACTCCCCATGGACCAGACACTTCCGGAGTCAAGGGGGTAAATCGCAATGGGTGGATAAAAAACTTTCGAATCTTGTTGCCCGTACGCGTCAGGTGTGTGAAATCCCTTTTTCTTCAATATTTCGGTCGTTTCCTCAGATAAAGTTGCGGACCAAATGGCGATGGAGGATAAACCTCCCCAGCGTATAACCACGTCCAGAAGATCAGAGAATATTTCGCTGCTCGTACTTTCCCAGTCGACAATAAGGGCTGTATGTGGGTCACGAACGGATTGCTGGAGAACGATAAAGCCCTGAAATCCACCCTTTTCGCAAAATAAAAACCGAAAGACAGAAAAAGGATTATCAAATCTCCAGGCATAAAATTCCTCGTCTCGAACCTGCCTGATACGGCCCTCATTTTTTGACGTCCTGACAAGGGCGGCCATAGCGTCCGGTCGTGGCTTTTGGTCCACAGATATGCCCAAGTGTTTAAAACGCTGTATCGATTCGTAATTGTCGTCCAGGACATGGAAGACTCCGGAGGTCTTCTGCGTCGGTGAATGGACATCCCGCACAACGGCACTTTGATAAAACCGGTATAGGGAGGGAAGAAGCGGAAGCTGACGAACTGTTTGGCGCAGCAGGTTATTATTTCCGTTCTTGCCTCCTCTCCATTCCATAATTCCCAGTTCTCCGACCGATCTTGCCCATTTTAGTGCACTTCCCGCTGATAGTGAATTAGTTGCCAGTGAGATTTCGAAACTGAAAGCATCCTTCTTCAATTTTTCAAATGCACGGTATTTCATTGCATCGTGGAGCCCTTGTCGACGGTGGTCGACTTTAGTGACTGCATCTCCCCCGCTGAAACAAAGATACTCGTCACCACGCTGTCCCGCCTGCCAGCGAGCGGCAAAAAAACCTGCTACCGAAACTATCTTCTTTTGATAAAGGGTTAGATAAATGAGTGGGGTCGTGGTATATGGGTTACGGCAATATTTCCAGTCGAGATACATGCTGTTTCTATTTCGATCGGTGCCCCAAAGAGGTTCCATCAGATCGAGCAGTTCTTCCTTGTATTGAGGTTCATACATCACGATATCGTACGTTTTATCGCCCATTTTATCTCCTCTGTCTTTAGATCCTTGGAATTTGACCGGATCAGGTGCAGCATGCGGTCTCGCGACTCATTTCATTAAGAGCTGTTTACTGGCAGGGGTGGAGCAAATTTTTTGCAGCCTTTAGAAATCTATAAGTTCTTGGTAGATTTGTCTTGAGAATAGGAAGGTGTAGTCTAAGAAAATGGTTCG
This DNA window, taken from Syntrophorhabdaceae bacterium, encodes the following:
- a CDS encoding polysaccharide deacetylase family protein, whose amino-acid sequence is MERGRPKIKSILRRARRRFLRGAVILAYHRIADLDFDPHHLAVSPSHFAQHVDHLKKTCTLMPLQDLGKALLRGNLPPRAVAVTFDDGYLDVLERAHPILRAARTPATVFVPSGLVGEQREFWYDELDRLLLCAERLPKKLNLSIGGQSCAWDTVSPGQIKSVFWDVWNRLKSLRHDERTEVLDELQRWTGQERKCREGYRPMNAGELYRLSQEGWEIGGHTITHAVLSQMKNEDQYSEIARGREMLSDILGRPISAFAYPHGSNEDFTAETVAIVKKAGFSLGCTMLPGSVKSGDDLFRLNRYAVLDWPLDIFVMQLDSFFSSRGKMQRVAQAIRPRWPHFCPTGG